In the bacterium genome, GTAATACGGCACGAAGCCGAACGGCTTGGTCGCGGCGGCGCGGATGACCTCATGGATGTCGATACCCATCCTGTCCCCAACCATCTTCATCTCGTTGACCAGTCCTATGTTCACCGCCCGGTGGATGTTCTCGAGCAGTTTGGTCATCTCGGCGACCCGAGTGGAACTGACCGGAACCAGTTTGTCTATCACCTGCCCGTACAGCGCTGTGCCGACTTCAAGACAAGCAGGCGTGTGGCCACCGACAACCTTGGGAATAGTGCGAGTTGTGAAGTTGGGGTTGGCCGGGTCTTCGCGCTCGGGAGAGAAGACGAGGAAAACGTCTTTGCCGACTTCGAAACCCCGCGATTCGATCCGGGGTTTGAGTTCTTCGTCGGTCGTGCCGGGCCAGGTGGTGCTTTCGAGCGACATGACCTGTCCGGGCCGCAGGTGGGGAACAAGTGAATCCACCGTGTTGATGACAAAGCTCAGGTCAGGTTCTAGATGCCTGTCAAGTGGGGTCGGCACGCAAAGAATCAGAGCGTCGGGCTCGCCGGCCCGAGCGAAGTCGGTGGTTGCCTCAAACCCGCCGGCCCGGGCCGCTTTGATGGCTTCGGCCTTGATGTGGGCAATGTAGGTCTCTCCCTTGTTCAGGCGTTCGACCTTGGTCTGGTCGATATCCAACCCGAGCACGCGATACCCGACTTCCTGGTATCTCAGCATCAGGGGCAAACCGACATAACCGAGCCCGACGATGCCGATGACAGACTGCTTGACGTTGAGCCTCTTTATCAGCTCGCTCTTCGTCACACGGAAGTCCTTTGTTCGGAGTTCTTGATTCTTGGTTGCTGGTTCACAGTTCCTGGATCGTGGTTCATGGTCAGAGGTTTGCCTCATTCCCTGTGGAACGTCACGATTGAGTCGACCACGTAGCGGGCCTGGTCATCGCTCAGTTCCGGGTAGACCGGAACAGCCAGCGTCTCATTTGCCGCCTTCTCACTCTCGGGAAGGTCACCGGTTCTCTGCCCGATGTAGGCGAAGCACTCTTGGAGGTGAAGCGGCAGCGGGTAATAGACCTCAGTGCCGATGCCTCTTTCCTTCAAAAAGGCCTGCAGCTCATTGCGGCGCGAGACGCGTATCACATACTGATTCACGACGTGGCGGTTGCCGTTCATCTTTGCCCGTTCTTCGTCCATCGTTCCGGAAGAGAACGGAATCTCTGGGAGCTGGAGGAGGCCGGAGGAGACAAGGCCTGATTCACGGAAGAGGCGGTAGTAGCGCTGCGCGTTGGTTTGGCGGCCTGCTGTCCAGCCATCGAGGTGCTTGAGCTTTGCCAGCACAATCGCGGCTTGGAGCGTGTCGAGTCGGAAGTTACCGCCGACTAACCTGTGGTAGTACTTGGGTTTGGAGCCGTGCGCCCTTAGTACGCGGAGCCGGTCGGCTCGTTCGGTGTCATTGGTCGTCACTATCCCGCCGTCGCCGAAAGCACCGAGGTTTTTGGAAGGGAAGAAAGAGAAGCAACCGTAGTGGCCGATGGAGCCTGCACGTTTGCCCTTGTACTCGGCGCCGATCGCCTGCGCGCCATCCTCGACGACGATCAGGTCGTGCCGCTCCGCGACATCCATAATAGGGTCCATGTCAGCCATCTGGCCGTAGAGGTGGACCGGCAGGATCGCCTTCGTTCTGTTCGTACAACGTTCTTCGATTCTCGTTGGGTCGATGTTGTACGTGACCGGGTCAATGTCGACGAAGACCGGTTTGGCACCGAGCCGGGCGATACAGCCGGCAGTGGCGAAGAAGGAGTACGCGGTGGTGATGACCTCGTCGCCGGGGCCGATTCCCTCAGCCATGAGTGAAATCAGCAGCGCATCGGTGCCGGACGAGACACCGACGGCGTGCGCGCACCCGCAGTACTTTGCGATGGCTTCTTCGAGTGCCTTGACCTGCGGGCCGAGGATGAACTTCTGCGATTCGCAGACCTCGGCAAACGCCGCGTCGATTTCGGGCCTTATGGATAGGTACTGAGCCTTCAGGTCGAGCAATGGCACGTTCATGTTGCTTCCTCCTTCGTCTTCTTGTCCCTAGTCTTACGCGTCCGCGGCGGACGTCGAGAGGTCGAGGCTGAGGTCGGGGTAGAGGTTGAACGACGGAACTCGCGGTAGGGTTTGGTGCCCTTCGATAGCTCCGATGGCAACGGGAGCTCTTCGTCGAGGTCGAGGCTCTGCAGGGTCCCGGGAAACTCCTCCCGGTATCGCTGGCCGCTTTCCGGACAGACCATGATGCCCTGCGCATCGGGCGGGCCAAGCTTCTGCCCGTGCCTGCTCATCCATCCTGTCCGGCGAGCCGGGTTGCCCACCACCATCGCGTAGTCAGGAACATCCTTGGTCACGACCGCCCCCGCTGCCACGAAAGCGTACCGGCCCACAGTCGTGCCGCAGACGATGGTGGCGTTCGCTCCGATGGTGCAGCCGCGCATAAGCACAGTCTGCTCGTACAGGGCGTGGCGGTTGATCTCGGACCGCGGATTGGAGACGTTGGTCAGTACGCACGAAGGCCCGAGGAAAACGTCGTCCTCGATGATTACTCCAGTGTAGACCGAAACGTTGTTTTGAATCTTCACATTGTTGCCGATGACTGCGCCGCCATCCACGTTGACGTTCTGACCGAGGACGCAGCGCTCGCCAATCTTGGCGCCCGACATCACGTGGGCGAAGTGCCAGATTTTGGTGCCGGCGCCGATAGCCGCGCCCTCATCAACGCGGGCGGTCTCGTGAACGAAGTAAGGCTGAGCGGGGCCTGAGGTTGAAGTCGAGCTTGAGCGAGTGACATCCGGGAGAGAGATGACAGCGCCGTTGTTCTGGAGCGAACGCTGGCAGGCGTCGAGCAACTCCAGCACACGCAAACCCTCGGGTCCATCGGTCAGCGGTGGCTTTCGGGTCTCCAAGCATTCAAGGAAGGCGAGGCACTCGGCTCTC is a window encoding:
- a CDS encoding nucleotide sugar dehydrogenase, whose protein sequence is MTKSELIKRLNVKQSVIGIVGLGYVGLPLMLRYQEVGYRVLGLDIDQTKVERLNKGETYIAHIKAEAIKAARAGGFEATTDFARAGEPDALILCVPTPLDRHLEPDLSFVINTVDSLVPHLRPGQVMSLESTTWPGTTDEELKPRIESRGFEVGKDVFLVFSPEREDPANPNFTTRTIPKVVGGHTPACLEVGTALYGQVIDKLVPVSSTRVAEMTKLLENIHRAVNIGLVNEMKMVGDRMGIDIHEVIRAAATKPFGFVPYYPGPGLGGHCIPIDPFYLTWKAREYGVNTRFIELAGEINRAMPEWVVSKVVEALNSRGKALKGSQVLVLGIAYKRDVDDMRESPSVEIMELLRSKDAVIAYSDPHIAVFPKMREHSFDLKSVPLTAASIAGFDCVLIATDHKAFDYKTIQRHAKLIVDARGVYTERAENVVGA
- a CDS encoding DegT/DnrJ/EryC1/StrS family aminotransferase — translated: MNVPLLDLKAQYLSIRPEIDAAFAEVCESQKFILGPQVKALEEAIAKYCGCAHAVGVSSGTDALLISLMAEGIGPGDEVITTAYSFFATAGCIARLGAKPVFVDIDPVTYNIDPTRIEERCTNRTKAILPVHLYGQMADMDPIMDVAERHDLIVVEDGAQAIGAEYKGKRAGSIGHYGCFSFFPSKNLGAFGDGGIVTTNDTERADRLRVLRAHGSKPKYYHRLVGGNFRLDTLQAAIVLAKLKHLDGWTAGRQTNAQRYYRLFRESGLVSSGLLQLPEIPFSSGTMDEERAKMNGNRHVVNQYVIRVSRRNELQAFLKERGIGTEVYYPLPLHLQECFAYIGQRTGDLPESEKAANETLAVPVYPELSDDQARYVVDSIVTFHRE
- a CDS encoding Gfo/Idh/MocA family oxidoreductase, whose amino-acid sequence is MTKDNLTKDEETTSRRPPQSAAKQRVAVVGAGGWGKNLVRTFDDLGTLRTVCDTDRSRLDAPKTSPEVKRCSRVENCLADSEVSAVAIATPAATHFDLARTALTAGKDVFVEKPLALQVEQGTELVELARSQGRILMVGHILRYHPAVCKLKEMVDGGELGKVEYIYSNRLSIGKLRTEENILWSFAPHDVSVMLGLLGEMPAAASCQGGDYLSRGVCDITVSQFSFPSGVRAHIFVSWLHPFKEQRLVVVGSDKMAVFEDTAKDKLVTYPHKVEWKNRVPTAVKAEAEVVPVETTEPLRAECLAFLECLETRKPPLTDGPEGLRVLELLDACQRSLQNNGAVISLPDVTRSSSTSTSGPAQPYFVHETARVDEGAAIGAGTKIWHFAHVMSGAKIGERCVLGQNVNVDGGAVIGNNVKIQNNVSVYTGVIIEDDVFLGPSCVLTNVSNPRSEINRHALYEQTVLMRGCTIGANATIVCGTTVGRYAFVAAGAVVTKDVPDYAMVVGNPARRTGWMSRHGQKLGPPDAQGIMVCPESGQRYREEFPGTLQSLDLDEELPLPSELSKGTKPYREFRRSTSTPTSASTSRRPPRTRKTRDKKTKEEAT